GGTTcattaggtttaggtgttctaatatagcttttattaaccacagttgagactttagcatgttcctttatcctaacagggaaaggtggtttctcaatgtaagcagtaggaacaactggatcaacattataaagtatagtttcttctttaactggtaccggttctttaatttcttctttaataggtgggtgatatttaaaccacttctctttagggagatcaacatgagtagcaaatgattcacaaaaggaggctactatctcagagtcaagtccatatttagtgctaaacttttgaaaagcatcggtattcataaaagatttaacacaatcctatttaagcttaatacctaactctttacctttgtcgagttcccaatctttagagttgcgtttaattctctccaaaagatcccactggaattcaatagtcttcttcataaaagaaccagcacaagaagtatcaagcatggtttgatcattacgagaaagccgagcataaaaattctggataataatttctcttgagagctcatgattggggcatgaatataacattgaattaagcctcccccaagctagagcgatactttctccttcacgaggccaaaaattatatatataattccgatcacgatgaactagatgcataggataaattttttgatggaactccaatttcaatcgattccaattccaggaTCCAATATCATTACATAGCCAATACCAtgacaatgcttttcccttcaaagataaagggaaaacctttttcataactccatctccgggtaaacctgcaagcttaaacaatccaaaaATTTgctccacatatatcaagtgcatatcaggatgttcggttctatctcctacataaggattagctagcagttgttctatcatacccgaaggaatttcatattcaatattttcagtaggtgcagtaggttgaggggtagctaattgtggttccagtcgaggtgaagataccccgaacaaacccctcaaaggattgttttccatagtatcaagtgacaataaatttcagcacactatataaatgtttctaCCAAAtttcacttaccaaaggcgcttcactccccagcaacgacgccaaaaaatagccttgatgacccacaagtataggggatcaattgtagctctttttgatgagtaagagtgtcgaacccaacgaggagcagaaggaaatgacaagtggttttcagcaaggtaatgtctgcaagtgctgaaattgtaagtaacagagtagtttgatagcaagataatttgtaacgagcaagtaacgataatagtagcaaaagtgcagcaaggtagccaatccttttgaggtaaaggacaggccaaaacggtctctgatgataagcaaagcgttgttgagggtacacgggattttcatctagtcactttcaccatgttggtttgattcgtgttcggtactttgataatttgatatgtgggtggacctgtgcttaggtgctattcttacttgaacaaacttcctacttatgattaaccctcccgcaagcatccgcaactacgagaaaagtattaagaataaattctaaccatagcattaaacttttggatccaatcggtcccttacggaatagcgcataaactgggatttaagcttctgtcactctcgcaacccatcatctaattgctactccacaatgcattcccttagacccaaatatggtgaagtgtcatgtagtcgacgttcacatgacaccactaaggggatcacaacatacatactatcaaaatatcaaacacatatcaagttcacatgattatttgcaacacgatttctcccgtgacctcaagaacaaaagtaactactcacaaatgataatcatgcgcaagatcagaggggtattaaatatcatattggatatgaacatataatcttccaccaaataaaccatatagtaatcaactacaagatgtaatcaacactactagtcacccacaagcaccaatctatagttccggtaacaagattgaacataagagatgaactagggtttgagatgagatggtgctgttgaagatgttgatgtagattgacctccccaagatgggagagttgttggtgatgatgaggacgatgatttccccctccgggagggaagttcccccggcggaatcgctccacctgagggcaaaagtgctcctgcccaagttccgcctcaagacggcggcgctccgtcccgaaagtcctctccttattttttaggtcaaaatgacctatataccagaagatgggcaccggaggtgggcctgggtgagcacaacccaccagtgcgcgcctgggctccctggcgcgcccaggtgggttgtgcccacctggtgggccccctctggtagttatttgctccaatattcttcaaatattccataaaaattcttcatgaagtttcagcttgtttggagttgtgcagaatagatagcctgatgtagcttttccaggtccagatttccagatgccggaattctccctctttgtgtgtaccttgcatattatgagagaaaaggcattataattactccaaaaagcattattatggataaaaacatcataaataatagtaggaaaacatgatgcaaaatggacgtatcacaaacACCTGTAACATGCTGACGGCTGATCCTGTAAGCCATGTCTGGCTCTCCTGTCCGACGTCCATACTCTGTGTTGCAGGGCTAGCCACACGAACAGTTTGCATTTGAGTGGTGCCCAGCTCCTCTAGTTACATTATGCCGTGGGAGATCTAGATAGCTCAGAGCAGAGGTAGTCATGGACTGATTTAGCCGTGTAGGTGCCGGACGGTGATATCGGCCAAGTGAAACTATCCGGCAGTGACAGATCCCAGTCCATCGTTCCAATTGCATGGCAAAGATTCATGTACTACATTAGAGCGGTGAAGGAGGTGCTCTGCTCGAAGTCTTGTGTCCAACTGCCATCTTCTAAGGCTTGGTGCACCGTACGTCTATTGGCCGTCCTCGTCGGGACGGTGGCCACAATCATTGGCGCAATCTCCGCAGCCACAACTCCATGGATCCACTTGTCCTTCCAGAAGAGCACCTTGTCGCCCGAACCCACCTTTATACTGACCAACGCATCAAACACCTCTCTCGCCTCCTCGTTTGGTGTCATAGGAAGCCCCTGCCATGGTCTTTGAGCGTCAGTCCTCTTTAGCCATTCCCACCTGACTCGAAGCGCCATAGCTTGCCATTTCAAGTTTTTTATTCCTAAACCACCGAAAGCTTTGGGCTGGCAGATTTTATCCCAAGCCACTAGACATTGCCCGCCGTTGCACTTGTCTTTGCCCGCCCAGAAGAATAATATCATCCATTTATTCATATCCTCTAGCACCCACTCCGGCGCTTCCGTCACCATAAGATGATGAACTGGGCGTGCCGCCACTACCGACTGTACCAAAAATAGCCGGCCCGGCCTTTGAATGAGCCCTCTTTGCCATGCTGGCATGAAGTGCCTCACTTTATCTAGCATGGGTTGCTATTCCGCTCGAGTCAGGCTTTTGATCGCCAGTTGGAATCCCGAGTATCTGCAGGGAAACTCTGAGATGTCACATTGTAGCATTCCGGCTACTCTGACCCTATCTTCCTCACTCCCTCTTATGAGAACTGCTGTAGATTTGCGGTAGTTTACTTTAAGTCCCAATGCCTCGCCAAACGCCTTGAGGATCTCTATAACAACAGCCAAATCATGCTCCGTGGGCCTGGTGAACATGGCAACATCGTCGGCATATCATTAAAGGTAAATTGTGACATCTTATGGTGCATGCAGCCCCGGCTCCAAGCCCAAAAGCACAACATCGAGGATATCATTAAAGGTAAAATGCCACTGAACATGGTGCATGCAGCCCCGGCTCCACGCGTAAAACATCAAGACCCTTGGCCTAGGCCTCCTCCTGGCTGGGTGGCGTTATCAGTTGATGGGTCGTTTGTGAAAGAACCTAGGAGGGCAGGTTCCGATATGGTTCTTAGAGATTCAGATGGGGTGGTCATCTTTTCGGCTTATCGTTACCTATTTCACTACAATGATGCCCTAGAGTCAAAAGTTAGTGCGGTGCTAGAAGGACTATCAATGAGTATGCAATAGTCAGACCTTCCAATTCTGATTCAGTCTGACAGCTCGTGTGTTGTTGCGGCTTTATCAGATGATTCATTGGATCGCTCTGCCTATGGACATCTTATGTTAGAGATCAAGAAACTTCTGGAGTTGCATGGGTTTATTCCACAAAAAATCGAGCGTCATCAAAATAGAGTTGCTCATAGTCTTGCTAATATTGGTCGTTCTGGTGGTAGCACCGCTTGTTGGTTGCGCCGTGTGCCAGAGAGTGTAGATGAAGATGTATTAGCAGACTGTAATTCTATTACCGAGAAATAAAACACACACTTTCCCTGCAAAAAAAACAAACGCGTCATTATTTCCTCGCGATTATGTTGCTACAGTGGTCTTGGCATGAGATTATGGATGGTCTTTCTCCACTAGAGCCGAGCCATTCAGCTCCCACCACCATGCTCTCACCTCAAAGCTCAACCGAGCCACCCCCGACACTACTAGTAGTGGCACCGGATCGGGACCGGGGCCCATGCAGCCAACCTCACTAACTACAAAAGCCAACCCCATCACCACCGGCTCACTGCTAAGAACACACTCCCGCCCCACCCCCACCGACAGCAGTAATGAAGGCCCTCGCCGACGACAGCAACGCCTCCGCGCCGCTTCTGCAGGAGGCCAAGATCATCATCCCCGCCTCCTCCACGGGCGGGGCCGCGAAGGCCGTGCTCCTCGGGAAGGGGTGGTACAAGGTGTGGGTGCTTGCCGCCATCGCGCTCCTCGTGCTCTGGTCCATGTCGGAGCGCCAGCTCCTCCTTGTCTCCGGAGCTGCCGTCAGAGTGGCTGCCGGTGCTGGACATGCTCGCTGGCGCTAGAGATTTGGCGGATTGAGGAAATGGGAGCGGCCGGGAAGGGAGCAGAGCAGAGCGGAGTGAGCTAGGGTTTTTGCCGGATGGGGTTTTTTCTGGGATCGGGGTGGGCCAGCGGTGGGCTGGGCTGACCTGGCGGACGCGCCCGCGCGTGCTTGGGCCGCCTGATATCCACCGTACATTTGGGACGGAtctgaggggtgccggtcagtctGGACGTTTGAGGCCCGTTTAGGAGCTTCGGTTGGGTCGGCTTTTTGTGACCGGTTAGTGACCGAATAGCTTACCCGGGCATATGAGACGGATATAGGgcgcccgactgtagatgctctaactatTTTTAATTTCTTTTGACAAAAGTAAGGCtcttgtctagatatgcaactaggtggacaaCATATATGGCAAGCACAACAACAACAAATGCAAGCACAAGATAAGCACGTAATAAAAGCTTACACAAAGTAAAAGCATGGAGTAATCACAAGTGGAGtcaatggagacgaggatgtgttaccaaaatTCCCTCCTTTGGGGGAGGTACGTCTCCGTCGGAGAGGTGTGGGGAAGAAGACACGCTTTATATAGTGGgtgggaaaatccaaccgttatgctctggaagtgctcaagcggtactaccactcagggGAGTAGTACTACCGCTAAGCGCATGGGAGTTACAGATACCCACCGAGGACCAGCGCGGCACTGGCGCGGTAGTACTGCCGGAGCGGTACTGTCGGCACAAGTAAGCGGTACTACCATGAATTGCAGGTGGGATAACCGAAACTCCCACGATAATACGTGCGACACAAAAGCGGAAGTaccgcacaagcggtactaccgtaggtgccagcggtactaccggcAATTACAAAAGGGCAACAGAGACCCTCACGGTAGTATGCGTGGCACTCAAACGGATGTACCGCACAAATGGTACTACCGTGcgagacagcggtactaccgctaattaCCAGAGGGCAACAGAAACCCTCACGATAGTGGACATGGTACAACCATGGAAGTaccgcacaagcggtactaccgtgggtacCAGTGGTACTATCGCTTGGTAAAAGGGTGTAAGGACAGAACACAACAGAAGGAATGCTACAAGGTTGAGGAAGGTAGCATGGGTGCATACAGGTTGTGTACGTGTTGAATCCACACATACCTTTAATTGTGGATCCCATTTTAATAGTACGGATTTTCTACTGCTCAAATACAAAAAAGCGAAAACCCGTCTTCGCTCTTTTCCTAATAAATGGGAATAAAACTGTCTTGTGCCATCGATATGAATGTCTGAAATGTTCAATACGTACTAATAGTCCATAAAACACATTGTCATCACCACCAATACTAATTAGAAAGAGACATGCCCTTTCATCCGCCATTGGAGAGACAGAACAAGAGGAGAAAGAATGAGACCGGTCCGAGTCGTCTCAGTCGACTCAAAGCCATTCGTCCAACCGAGCCTTAACGACCATTATCCACCCATCCTCATGATTGTTGCCACGTCAAAACATGGCTCTACACACGGTCAGTGCTTCCTGTCAAAGATAAATTCTGCGTTTGGTGCTTTTTGCTAGCTGCTATCATTGCGATTTCTTTTCTTCTAATAACGCCTATATTACAGTGGTTTTAGGGCATGTCTAAAGCTGACCCGCATATGACTATGGTATATGTCTGTTTTTATGTTCAGACGTGGTCCGCAGACATGATGCGGAAGAGAGCCATCCAACCCTTTTCACAAAGGGCCTGTCTATAACTCGGTCGACTGAGACAAAACAAAGTCTAAGTCGAGTGACGTCAGCGTAATTGTGGTGCTGCAAGCGACATGGCTAAATGCTGCAAATGGCGATGAAAATTGTTGCGACATTACTGCAAGCAACGGGAACATATGTTAAATTCTTTCTAACTAAAAATTCTACACCGTCAGAGAAGGATGTTGCAACCGGTGAGACAACGTACTACAATAAATGAGGGAGGACATGCTACAACTAGCAAGACAGATGTTGCAACTGGCAAGAAAAAATGTTGCAAACGATAAGACAAAATGCTGCAAGGTCGACTAAGACTTctttaaatctcagtcgactgagtttCAGCAAGCCCGTTTCACAAATTAATCCTTATTTGTCCgcttgggaggagagagaggaggggaccatgcatgtgcagagagaaaaaaagaaggagGACCACGTGGTGACTTTTTTTTGCTTAAGTGGATGTTTGGCTACCGGTATAGCTCCCCACGTTTGTCTTTAGTTTGCTGGAGAACGGACATTCGGACCATTTCACGGACCGATGGGGTTTCCATTTAATGACAAAAGTTGACACAAACGATTCAAACACTACAACCCAGACATATACCGAAGCTTCGATGTCTCCTTTGAAGACGGCCTTATGCATTTCACTCTTTTCAACGGAGTTGCTACAGTGGTGTTGGCCCGGATGGTTTTTCTCCACTAGAGGCGAGCCGTTCAGCTCCCACCACCACGCTCACCTCAAAGCTCAACCGAGCCACCACCAGCTATCATAGTGGCATCGGATCGGAACCGGGGGCCCACGCGGCCAACCTCACTAACTACAAAAGCCAACCCCATCACCACCGGCTCACTGCTAAGAACACACTCCCGCCCCACCCCCACCGACAGCAGTAATGAAGGCCCTCGCCGGCGACAGCAACGCCTCCGCGCCGCTTCTGCAGGAGGCCAAGATCAGCATCCCCGCCTCCTCCACGGGCGGGGCCGCGGAGGCGGCGCTCCTCGGGAAGGGCCGGTACAAGGTGTGGGCCCTCGCCGCCATCGCGCTCCTCGCGCTCTGGTCCATGTCCGCCGCCTCCGTCTCCCTCCGCTGGTCGGCCGGCGACCTGGCAGCCGTTATTTCAGGGGACCTCGACGCGCCACTCCGCGACGATCTAGATTCCCTCGTAAGATTCCTTTTGCTTTTGTTCGCTTCGCACCCCGTTCGTATTCTTACCTGCCAAGTGCTTGCTGTATGGTCTGTTCGTACGCGCAAGCTCAAATGTGTGTTTCACAACAAGGACTGCCCGTGAAGAATCTCTTATTATATCCGGATCAGTAGGCCCTTTAGATAAGGCATCCGGATTGTTGCGCTATCCACATTTCTTTGGAAAACAAATCCGCTTATATTCTAATGCCTGACCAATGCCAAAATTTTATTGCTACATTCTGGCAAATCATAATTTCGCCAGGAACTAAGCGATGGCCTAAGTTCTCTAACTCAGGTGTATTTCTTAGAACACGTAGTTACTCCTACATGTTCCTTGATTACTTTTTGAACTTTTTTGCGGgtttctttttctcttctcttATTCAACTTAAGTGTAGCCACAAACTAAACACCCCCAAATTTTGCGCACCAAAAGTTCGTATCATTTGAGAAGGTGTCCATTGTATTGATAGTTGGCATTAGAAAGCACAACACTACAGTTGTTTGGTTACTGGATTCTGAAAATAGGCTTGTTATAACTGACCAGGAGATGGAGGAAAGGGAGAAATTAGTTGGTCGGATGTGGGACATGTACACACGCACCAGCGACGAGGTACGCCTTCCACGGTTCTGGCAAGAAGCATTCGAGGCTGCATACGAGGAGCTTGCTGGTGATGATATGCAGGTCCGCGACACGGCCATCTCTGAGATTGCTCGAATGTCAGCCCACAGACTTGAGCTTGAGCAGCCTGTGAATGCGAACGAGGTATGATCAGAGCATCAAAGTTCAAAACAGAGCACTATTATATGTATTCTTGTTCATACACGCCTTACCTTCCCCCTCTTATGTTGTAAATAGTTCGTGGATTCTTATTTACTTCACTTTGTAAGCATTCATCCG
This region of Triticum aestivum cultivar Chinese Spring chromosome 2D, IWGSC CS RefSeq v2.1, whole genome shotgun sequence genomic DNA includes:
- the LOC123053710 gene encoding uncharacterized protein, which codes for MKALAGDSNASAPLLQEAKISIPASSTGGAAEAALLGKGRYKVWALAAIALLALWSMSAASVSLRWSAGDLAAVISGDLDAPLRDDLDSLEMEEREKLVGRMWDMYTRTSDEVRLPRFWQEAFEAAYEELAGDDMQVRDTAISEIARMSAHRLELEQPVNANEEEGKVSIRNNDHGRAKQ